The segment AAGTAATTGAgtgaaaacaaaatatataacaaaaagtAATTTAGCAACAACTTTtactttttgatttttattatcatGAATTGTTTTAAATGAGTTGAGATTTTTTCTTAATGAGTTATCGATAACCCCATCGTagactaaaaattatttttataccaTTCAGTATATAAAGTCACTGACTTAGAGTTTAGTTCAATACACATAGTACTGACTATTTTCAACtcacaaatattataaaatgtgAATATTTTGCTTTTGAACAAGATGCAGTCCGTCAATTCATATGCATGATTCATTTAATTTGTCACCTTTTTCTAAGTTATTTTCAATGATTTGAGATTAAATCTTAACAgttaaatagataaatcaatCATCGATCATATAGTGTCATAATAGTTCTACAACGATTTAACATGTATACAAATCACCATAAATTGAACCGATAAATTTCTAAACCAAACTAAGCAAATCAATACACCTCTCTACATTTGATActtttgattttcatcattaaaagaaattagcaacaaaaaatatttaccataaaataattcaataaagttgactataatatttattaatgaattttaaaaaaaaataataaaatattctatCTACATACTAGTGAAGGATTAGCAAAGGAATTAATATCCTaaccaatttctttttttcccttaataagGGGAATGTCATCATTATAATTTAGAGGCATTTTGACATCTTGGCCAGAAGATGAAAAATAATGGTCTTTCCTTATTTATATGGAATGAATATTGCctgataaatatttctttacaGAAAAATACTTGCTTAATTATTAATTCTAGTGTGCTTAACTTGAATATATGTAAATCAATGCGTAAAATCTAATTTATATAGTCGGGCCAgctattaattaaatttcattaacaATAATTATCACGTGGGAATAAGCTATTATTACAATCTCATTGACACTAGTCATGTGACCTCTTACATTATACGACTAGAACTCAGACTCACCTAATTCATAAAACGTAAGAATTAAGACTTgcgttttttaaaaaaaaaaaatcttaagtaattatacttatatacaaaatcattttaatttgtatggATGAGAATAATATCTTGATTAACTTTGCAACTTAGTATtagtaattaatataattaattatctttattagAGGTAAGTGTGAAGTAATTGAgtgaaaacaaaatatataacaaaaagtAATTTAGCAACAACTTTtactttttgatttttattatcatGAATTGTTTTGAATGGGTTGAGATTTTTTCTTAATGAGTTATCGATAACCCCATCGtagattaaaaattatttttataccaATCAGTATATAAAGTCACTGACTTAGAGTTTAGTTCAATACACATAGTACTGACTATTTTCAACTCACAAACATTCTAAAATgtgaatattttgattttgaacaaGATGCAGTCCGTCAATTCATATGCATGATTCATTTAATTTGTCACCTTTTTTCTAAGTTATTTTCAATGATTTGAGATTAAATCTTAACAgttaaatagataaatcaatCATCGATCATATAGTGTCATAATAGTTCTACAACGATTTAACATGTATACAAATCACCATAAATTAAACCGATAAATTTCTAAACCAAACTAAGAAAATCAATACACCTCTCTACATTTGATActtttgattttcatcattaaaagaaattagcaacaaaaaatatttaccataaaataattcaataaagttgactataatatttattaatgaattctcaaaaagataaaataaaatattctagcTACATACTAGTGAAGGATTAGCAAAGGAATTAATATCCTaaccaatttatttttttaccttaaTAAGGGGAATGTCATCATTATAATTTAGAGGCATTTTGACATCTTGTCCAGAAGATGAAAAATAATGGTCTTTCCTTATTTATATGGAATGAATATTGCctgataaatatttctttacaGAAAAATACTTGCTTAATTATTAATTCTAGTGTGCTTAACTTGAATATATGTAAATCAATGCGTAAAATCTAATTTATATAGTCGGGCCAgctattaattatatttcattaacaATAATTTATCACGTGGGAATAAGCTATTATTACAATCTCATTAACACTAGTCATGTGACCTCTTACATTATACGACTAGAACTCAGACTCACCTAATTCATAAAACGTAAGAATTAAGACTTgcgtttttaaaaaaaaataaaatcttaagtAATTATACTTATATACAAAATCGTTTTAATTTGTATGGATGAGAATAATATCTTGATTAACTTTGCAACTTAGTATtagtaattaatataattaattatttttattagaggtAAGTgtgaagtaattgactgaaaacaaaatatataacaaaaagtAATTTAGCAACAGCTTTTTGTTTAGAAGTCAGTAATGACATTTTGGCTTATGGTTGTATTATGTTTttgtattcattaaaaatgaatCTTCCTTTTTTGtctctactttttatttttttctgttctgttttctttttttcttttttaacccatatatatatatatatatatatatatatatatatatatatatatatatatatatatatatatatatatatatatatatatatattgttttcatatttcatatttatcatATTCAATCCCTCATTTCTCAATTTTACACTTTTCCACCCTAAAAGAAAATACTCTATATATAGGCGTAACTTAGGTTAATATGTCAAACCacctgaaaaagaaaaaaatgaatggaggtggtgagaataataatattttttcatggaAAACTAATGATGGATGGCCGTACCTAAAGTTGAATAACAATCAAATTGGGAGTGGAGTAACACTTGAGGGTGACAAGTTCCCAGATCCAACTAGATTTGATACTTATCAACCTTTGACAGTTTCTCATGAGGTGATTGAAGCAAGTACCAATGCTGGTAACAAGAGAAGTCAACCCAACCGAAAAAAGAACGGTAAGAGAATTGCTGAACAAATTTTTGGTGCTGATGGAGCCGGAGATAGAGGAGGATTAAAGCATAAGTTACACATATGGACGACGAGACAAAGGAGAAAGAAAATTGGAATTTTGTTCGACACTCTCCGCGCTTTGATTCCTAATATTCCtgctaaaataaaacataaattctctcaattatatacattttttttatcatctgATATCTTATTGAtcacaagtaaaataaaataattaattttatgattagctgaaataatttttttttgttattttcctttcattataTTCCGCAACCTTaactaataatcataatcaaattaacgagaattattggaaaaatgagcatgatttttaaaaaaaataggaactTTTAAAATGATTACAAAAATTAGTTCATTGTTTGGTTCTTTTTTGCAATCACACACACACAGGCGCATGCGTgcgcgcgcgcgcgcacacacacgcacgcacgcacacacgcacgcacacatgcacacacacgcacgcacgcgcgcgcgcgcacacacacttCCGTTATTACTAATTTGTACATATCTAAAAGTTAATTTCAAAATAGAACAGTAAGACGGATTTTGTTTTACATAAGGTGTATGAGTTCGCAGAAATTTACTAATACTGGTAATAGTTGGGAAGAATATATGGTTGATCAAGTATCAACACATAATTCATCCGCGATTACATTAAAAACTCATGGTGCCAATCCCCTTATGgtgaataataaaatttcaacatgTTTTATGACATGGAGTTCACCAAACGTGATACTTAATGTTTGTTGTGAAGATGCACATattagtgtgtgttgtcctaagaAGTCAGGGCTACTCACCTTCATTTGTTCTGTGTTGGGGAAATATAAGATTGAGATTGTGTCTGCTCAAGTTTCATCTGATCAATTCAGAAGCATGTTAATGATCCAAGCTTATGTAAgtcctttaattattttcaaaataatatgttagtCATTTTGAAGATTGTAAGCTAGGGTTTTTTTGAGTTAGCATACTCTCTGATTAACTTTACCTGTCTTTGTTTAAGTGATCAGGAAATTGAAGAAATGACACGCGTTCAAaaacttttgatttaaaattaagGGTGTGTGAGAAatagttctttttctttcataagTCTTGcgtctaattaaaaattattttcacatGAAATGAAGGTTAAAAAAGTATATCAATCTTCTTTGTTTAAAAAATGCCTCCTCTCCTCTAGTTTCACCTTGAGGTcgaatgtcacgacccaaaacgagtcgtgagtggtaCCCACCCTTAacctactaggtgagcgaacAACCAATTCTAAATCCCAACATtcaccaatagttcaactatgaataacaaaatataatgcggaagatccaaaacttattaatgtaaccaaTTAAATAGGCTTCaaaagtttatcaatttttatccccaaaatcaaaaagtcatcacatcaagaacatcaatcctcaaattaccaaatctaagagtatttaagaaaatgaaacaaGTAAAGAGGTGGTCCATGTACGAAATTtgaagacatcaagacgtgaaggagagaatccagcacgatctaggaataatagctcactcgaactctgatgtgctgaagacttgctagagctgagggcgagtcgaagtcgatggcactcttgctgcactccacaaaatgacaaggaagaaaatacaagtaggggtaagtacaaggaacacgtactgagtaagtatcatcggccaactcaaaatagaaaacaatatatatactgaacaataatataaaatcaactacaatacttaacaggtgacaagaaacaatcacatgaaccattaacaacaacaccataataggtacaccatcaatcaccatattagcacacctatgaggactcatgcctccactccatactcatttgggaattaggttctttgaatttgagtatattaagataattcaggattcctttcctttaatgttattgtgacggaacgtgacactccgatcccatataccgtgtcggaacgtgacactccgatcccatatgctgtgtcagaacgtgactctccgatccaagaataccgtgtcggaacgtgacactctgatccaagaatctcattattttatttcagtaagccttctttattcaaggcgtcagtttaatagagaggtttcaagattagaaatccAATAGTCTCCTTATATTAGACCAACCACAACCACACAACCAAACATTCAACCACACAATAAAGTATATAGGAGATTTTATAacatcactcaatacatatcgatcgctattaagagtttatctatcacatagaattaaaccataacctacctccagtGAAGAACCGAAACCAAGCATGCTACCTCTCCGGTGCCCTTTCCTTCCTCAGTGCCTATGAATCTTCTTGATCTGCAGTCTAATTCGCTTGCTTTCTTCTTTCGTTCTCTCTCTTTCGCTCGTTCTCCTCTctgctcttttttatttttcttctacagattccttttaccctaattatcacataatcaattttataaaactatatGATAAAAGTTACCCACCATTTATTTCCCTACTATCTACTTTAAcccccaactaaataaattattaaacttaccccactaatttcataattataaacatgaatagtCCGTAGAACCCCTTTAAAATTTAGCAGAAGTCTGACACCGTGTGGGGTTACGCagattgtgacggtccatcgtacctgtgatggtccgtcctgcaggtccgtcacgaagttcagagaattaTTCCTAGTGAGGTTACGCagattgtgacggtccatcgttcctgtgacggtctgtcctgcaggtccgtcacgaagttcagagaattaGTCCCAGTACTCagatttcaagagttgaagtgttttagaacgaagacgctcgatggaccgttgtgcctatgacggttcgtcatacttgccgtcgagggtagtGAAGGGAGCAGCAGGAGAAATTTcaaaagtatgggacgacggagtccatgacggtccgtcgtgaccatgacgatccgtcgcatgGTTCGTTGACCCAGtaagtatttatcaaaaataattctactgctcaaacCGAATAaatgggttgttacaatagatactaatttacccatcgttcatcctcgaacgattACAGGAAGAAAAAAGGAGgacgagaaagagtacctgaatttgtaaaaagacgtggatatctttctttcaTATCGACCTCACTCTCCCatgtggactcttcaactggacGATCCTTCCACTGAACCTTAATAGATGCAATGTCctttgacctcaacttgcggacctccctatctagaatagcaataggctcctcctcataagacagattctcatcacgaagaattgaatcccaacgaataatataatttccatcaccatggtatttttttcagcaaagacacatgaaataccgggtgcactcctgacaaccctggaggcaatgccaatttgTAGGCCAcatcccccacgcgcttcaaaaattcaaatggaccaatatacctcggactaagcttacctcgcttaccaaatcgcatcacacctttcatgggtgaaaccttcagaaagacttgttcaccctccataaaatccaagtccctaacctttcggtCTGcttattctttctgcctaccctgagctgctagaagcttctcttgaatgaattttactttatctaacgattccctcaaaagataggtaccccaaggtctcacctcaaatgcatcaaaccaaccaatgggagacctacatctcctcccatacagtgcctcaaatggggccatatcaatacttgagtgataactattattgtatgaaaactctgctaagggtaagaatttatcccaatgaccagcaaattctatcacacatgcacgaagcatatcctccaacacctgaatcattcgctcagactgaccatcggtctgagggtgaaatgcagtactaagatccaacctagtccctaattcagcatgtaatgttctccaaaacatagaagtaaattgcgtacctctatctgatatgatggaaagtgaaactccatgcaatcgaataATTTCCGAGATAttgagtttggctaacttctctgcattataagtcatcttgaccagaatgaagtgagcaaacttagttaacctgtcaaaaattacccaaatagaatcaaacttacccaatgtctttggaagaccaaccacgaaatccattgcaattctttcccacttctattcaggaatgggcattctctaaagtgtacctccgggcctctggtgttcatactttagctgctgacaattcgggcattgggcaacaaaatcaatgatgtcatgcttcattctactccaccaaaaatgttgctttaggtcacgatacatcttggttgcaccagggtgtatagaataccttgaactatgagcatttgtaagaatagtgtgaatcaaatcatcaacatggggcacacatactcttccctaaattatcaaaacgccttcctcatcaattattgcctctttagcctctcctcgcaataccatatctcgaattcggctcagcttctcatcggcaaactgttttcccttaatcttgtcaagaaaagaagatcttgcctccacacaggccaaaaatcctcctttctctagtacttccagcctcataaagtcattagccaaagtctgaacctctctagccaatgggcgtgtAGAAACCtttaagtgggctaaactacccatgctccctgcttttctacttaaggcgtctgccacaacattagctctTCCTGGGTTtcacaaaatagtaatatcgtagtccttcaatagttctatccacctcctctgcctcaaattcaaatatttctgagtaaagacatactgtaaactacgttgatctgtataaacttcactcttgaccccatataggtaatgtctccattgctttaatgcaaatacaactgcaaccaactccaaatcatgggtcgaaTAGTTACGTACATgtacttttaattgcctcgaagcataagcaactACActcctctcctgcattagcactgcacccaaaccagagtaagatgcatcacaatacacaataaaattcttaccttccactggcaaggtaagaattggtgaagtagtcaacaaggtcttgagtttttggaagctttcttcacatttgtccgaccatacaaatggaacattctgcttagtcaaatttgtcagctgggaagcaatagaagaaaatcccttgacaaatcgacggtagtagctagctaaaccaacaaagatTCTTAAAAAGATTCTTAACTctgaaacattagtaggtcttacccagctcttcactgcttcaatcttagaaggatccaccatcactccatccttagaaaccacgtgccccaagaaggacactgaatctagcaaaaactcacacttggagaatttggcataaagccttttctccctcaacaactccaatacaatgctcaaatgctcctcatgttctttcctactctttgagtatatcagtatatcatcaataaatacaataacaaagagatccagatatggcttaaacaacccgttcatcaggctcatgaaagcagcaggtgcattcgtactcccaaaagacattactaagaattcataatgcccatacctggttcgaaaagcagtctttggcacatctgctgcccgtattttcaattggtgataaccgaacctcaaatcaattttagagaagacacaagcaccttgtaactgatcgaacaaaccatcaatgcgaggaatgggatacttgttcttaatagttaccttattcagctgcttgtagtctatgcacattcgaaaacttccatctttcttcttcacaaatgaaacaggagcaccccaaggggatgcactcggtctaataaaaatttatcttaagaactcctgaagttgggcctttaactcccttaactcagttggagccattctataaaggGGAATGGagatggggcgagtacccggctccagatcaatacaaaaatcaatatccctatccggtggcatacccggaagatctgtaggaaacacatccagaaactcacgaactatcgaaacagactcaatcgaaggtactttggaagtatcatccctgagatgtgctaagaaagctaaacaaccctttctcACCATCCTCCTAAcatgaagaaaagagataatacgaactggagtggaaatgtagtcaccctcccacactagcggatctctcctaggcttggccaatgtcacagttttaacattacaatctaagattgcaaaatttggagaaagccaagtcatacccagaattacatcaaaatcaacaatctctagaataatcaaatttacATATGTATTACTCCCCGCAAAATTCACaaggcaagacctatacaccttttcaactaccacagactcacccacaggagtagagacactaataggcatgtcaaggaaa is part of the Solanum lycopersicum chromosome 1, SLM_r2.1 genome and harbors:
- the LOC138341638 gene encoding uncharacterized protein, translating into MEGEQVFLKVSPMKGVMRFGKRGKLSPRYIGPFEFLKRVGDVAYKLALPPGLSGVHPEPIAILDREVRKLRSKDIASIKVQWKDRPVEESTWESEVDMKERYPRLFTNSGTLSRPPFFFL